The segment GCCAACTTGGCGCGGGCGCATCCCAACGTCGTCGTGCTGCCATCCCGCACCGTGCTTTGGGGCGGCTACGAAATGGCTGCGGCGCAAATCGACGCCATGGCCGCCGCGCTGCGGGTGCGCTCCGACTGGCATCACTTCATCAACCTCACCGGCCAGGATTTTCCGCTGCAGTCCACCGACGCGATCGACGCGCGGCTCGCCGCCGAACCGGAGGCGAACTACGTGAGCTGGTTCGATCCGATGACGAGCACGTTTTGGAGCAATGCCCGCCAGCGGATCCTGCGCTACCACCTCGAATGGCCGTGGCTCGACCGGTTGCTTCGCGTGCCGGGGTTCGGCCGCCGGCTGCGGGCCTTGCTGGGCTGGAGGAACCGGTTGCCGCACCTTCCCGGCTTCGAGCGCAAGTGGCCCGACTTTCATTACTACGGTGGTTCGAATCACGTTATCCTGAGCCGCGCCGCGTGCCAGCATGTCGTCAGCGATCCGCAGGCGTTGCGCATCCGCCGCTGGCTCAAGCACGCCGGCCACGCCAACGAAATCGTCTTCCCGTCCGTGATGCTCAACAGCCCGCTGGCACACACGGTCGTCAACACCGACCTGCGCGAGATCGATTTTCCGCTGCATGCGCCTCACCCGCGAACGTTTACCTCGCGCGACTGGGATCGGCTCAACGCGAGCCCCATGCTGATCGCGCGCAAATTCGACGAGGCGGTCGACGGCGCGATCCTGGATCGGCTCGCGGCCCGCCTGCCGGGTATCACGCGTTCGCAACCTGAACCGGCGCACTCGTAGCCCAATTCGCTGTCCATCCGGCTCCCTCCTCTTCCGGAGGGCCGCTGTCCATGCGCTCTTTCCTGCTCGATTCCATGCTCCGTCACACCCGCTTCGCTCCCCCTCCCACGGGCGGGGCCGACGCCAACCTCCGCTGGGCTCACCGATGAAGTCTCCGTTCATCAGCATCTGCATTCCCGCCTATCGCGCCGAGCGGTACCTGCCGGCGACGCTCGAATCGGTGCGGGCGCAGAGCTTCACCGACTGGGAACTGATCGTCACCGAGGACGGCTCGCGCGATTCGACCGAGGACATCGTGCGCGAGTTTGCCCGCACGGTGGAACAGCCGGTGCGCTACGACCGGCACGCCCACAATCTCGGCCTGCCGGCCACGCGCAACACCGGCATCGCCGCCGCGCGCGGCGAATGGATCGCGCTGCTCGATTCGGATGACGTGTGGACCACCGCGCACCTGGAAACCGCGGCGACGTTCACCACCGATGCCTCGATCGAGTTCATCCACTCCGGTTCGGTGCTGTTCGACAGCGACAGCGGCCGCGAACTCGAGGTCCGCGCGCCGACGCCCCAGATGATCGGAGACTTTCCGTGCAGCTTGTTCAACGGTATCTACACGATCCAGCCCTCGTCCGTCGTGATGCGGCGGCGGCTCTGGGAAGATGTCGGCGGCTTTGATCCGACGTTCCGCTACGTCGAAGACCGTGAGATGTGGATCCGCTGCGCCCGCACCGGCGCGCGTTTCATCTACACGGGACTCAACACCTGTCTTTATCGCCGGCATGCATCGGCACTGTCGCGTCACGGCGTCGCCATGGCGCTCGCGAGCGCCCGCGTCTACGAGAAGAATCTCGACTGGGAAGCAGTGCCGCGCCGGCTCCGTGAAACCCGCGCGGCCGATGCCTGGCTGGCCGCCGGCCGCATCGCGCTGCGCAGCGATCCGGCGTCGGCCCGGAGTTTCTTCAGCCGCTCGCTGCGGCACCGCGCCCTCAAACCGGCCGTGTGCGCCTACTGGCTCGCCGCCGCGGTCATGAATTTCACCCGCGTCAAGGCCGCATGAGTCACGCGATCTGTACCCTGTTCGAAGGCCACTACCATCTCGGCGTCGGCGCCTTGATCAATTCGCTGCACGCGAGCGGATTTCGCGGGCTGGTGATCTGCGGCCACCGCGGGCCCGAGCCCGCCTGGGCCACCGCGGCGCGCACGTTGCCGGACGGCATCGACGTGCGGTTCGTGCCCGTCGCGCCTTCCGTCCACTTCACCTATTACAAGCCCGCGTTCATGCTCGAGTGCTGGGCCGCGCACTGTCCCGACGCGCAGCAGCTCTACTATTTCGACCCCGACATCGTGGTGAAAGCCCGCTGGCCCGTGCTCGCCCGTTGGGCGGCCGACGGCGTGGCGCTCTGTGAGGATGTCAACGGCTACCTGCCCGCGCGACACCCTTACCGGCTCGCGTGGACTGATTTTCTGCAAACCCACGGGCTCGCGACGGCGCGACCGCTCGATCGCTACTACAACGCCGGGTTCGTCGGCCTGCCGCGCAGCCAGCGCGCGTTCCTGGAGGTTTGGACGCGGATCATCGGTTACGCGGAGCAGCAGTTGGGCGCGCTTCATCAGATAAAGTTCAACGACCCCAACGCGCTGCTCCACACGCCCGATCAGGACGCCCTGAACATGGCGCTGATGGTCTCCGACGTGCCGATCAACGGTACCGGGCCCGAGGGCATGGATTTCGCCGCGGGCGGACACCTGCTCTCGCATGCGATCGGGAAACGCAAACCGTGGCGTGGCGGCTTTTTCGCCGACGCGTTGCGCGGACATCCACCCGGCACCGCGCAGAAATCGTTCTTCCGCTTCGCGCAATCGCCGCTGCGGCTTTTTCCCGCCGGACAACTCGCGCGGCTCCGGCTCTCGCTGCAGACGAGCGCGCTGCTCGGCCGCATGTATCGCCGCGCCTGAACGCACCTCCCGGCGTGAAACTCGTCTTCCTTTGCACTTCCCTGGCTCCGGGCCGCGACGGCGTCGGCGACTACGTCCGCCAGCTGGCCGGCGCGTGCGCCCAGTTGGGACACGTCTGCCTGCTCGTGGCGCTGCACGATCGCGCGCTGCCCGCGGCCACCGGTCTTCAGCAGCGCGCCGGCGAGGTGCGGTTTTCGAGCGCGCTGAGCTGGTCGCGCCGCGCCGCGTTGCTCGGCAGCCTGCTGCGCGAATTCGATCCGCATTGGATCAGCTGGCAGATCGTGCCGTTCGGCTTTCACCCCAAGGGCCTCATGCCCGACGGCGCCCGCGCGCTCGCCGCGATCGCACGACCGTGGCGGAACCACGTGCTGCTGCACGAACTCTGGGTCGGCCTCGCCGAGGGCGAACGTTTCCAGCTCCGGCTGCTGGGCGCGCTGCAACGCCGCAAGCTGCTCGCCTTCCTGACGCAGCTCGCTCCGGCCTGCATGCACACGACCAACCCGACGTATCAGCTCGCGCTCGCGCACCACGGCTGGCCGGTCGCCGTACTCCCGCTTTTCGGCAACATGCCCGTGCTTCCGGTCGAGCCGTCGCTTGCCACCACGGAGCTCGCCACGGTCGCGGCCGGAAAGCTCCCGCCGGGTCCGCGCTGGACTGGCGTGATTTTCGGCACGATTCACCCGCAGTGGAAACCGGAGCCCACGCTCGCGTGGCTGCACCGCGCCGCCGCGCGCGCTCAGCGCCGCCTCACGCTGCTCGCGGTCGGCCGGATCGGCGTGCATGGCGCGCGGATGTTGGAGCACCTCCACGCCACGCACCCCGAGGTCGCGGTGATCGACGCCGGTCCGCAACCGTCCGAGCGCGTCTCGCACCTGCTGCAGGCGGCAGATTTCGGAATCGCCACGCACCCTTGGGCGCTGATCGGCAAGAGCGGCTCCGCCGCCACGATGCTCGAGCACGGGCTGCCCGTGCTCGTGCCGCGCGACGACTGGCGCCTGCGCTGGGGTGAACTCGAATCTCCCGCCGACCCGCTGCTCCGGCGACTGCGGGATCTGGAACCCGCGGACTTTCCCGCCTGGCTCGAACAGCGCCGTCGCCCCGAGTCGCGGCTGCCGGGCATCGCCGCCGCGTTCCTGGAGGAACTTGATCACGCGCTGCCGGGCGGCGCGCTCGTGGCATGAACGTCCTCGCCTACGCCCCTCAGATGGCCGCATTCGGCGGCATGGAACGACACGTGTGCGATCTCGCCTGTGTGCTCGCCCGTCGCGAACACCATGTCGTGCTGCTCACAACCAGCAACTCACTCGCGCCGCGGCTGCGTGAAAAGCTGCGCGAAAACGGCGTCGCGCTGCGCGAACTCGCGCGGGCCCGCGGCGAGGCCCGCGGCTGGCTCAAGGGCCTGTGGCTGCTGCGCGAAGCGCTGCGCCACGATCGCACGCCGTGGGATCTGATCTACACGAACGGCCAGAGCGCGCTCGCGCGGCTGCCCTGGCTCGCAGCGCGACCGCACACGCGGATCGTGCACCATCACCACACCGCCGCCGACGCAGGTGAGCAGGCGACATGGTCCGGCGGGTTTCGCCGCGTGCTGCAGCGCGCGCCCGAGCTCGTTGGCTGCAGCCGCTCGACGCAGGCCGCACTGGCGCAGGCGCTCGGCCGCGATGACGTTCGCTATTTGCCCTACTTGACCTGCCCGCCCGTCGACGCCGGCGCCGTGCGCGACCGCACCTACTCGCCGAACAGCCGGTTGCATTTCGGCTTCGCCGGCCGGCTGGTCGCCGAGAAAGGCATCGACCGGATCTGCGAACTCAGCCGCGAGCCGAGTCTCGCGGACATCACGTGGCACATCCATGGCGCCGGCCCGACGTACCCACCGACGTTCTTCCGCCCGTTTCCCAATGTGGTCTATCACGGCCCCTACGCCGGCGAAGTGCAGCAAGGCCAGATCCTGCAGGCGCTTGATGCCCTGGTGTTGTTCTCCACTCACAACGAAGGCATGCCGCTGAGCCTGATCGAGGCGACTTCCGCCGGCCTGCCGTGGATCGCGACCGATCGAGGCGGCACGCGGGAACTCGCGGTCAGTCCGGAGAACGCGCTCGTGGTCGCGCACCCGGCCACGCTCCCCGATCTGCGCGCCGCCGTGCGCGCGATGGCCGATCGCATCCGCCAGGGGCAAACGTCGCGCATCGCCCAGCGGCTGGTTTATGACGGGCTCTTCTCGCCTCCGGTGGTGTCGGAGGCGTGGTGCGATTTCCTGGAAGCCCGGCAACCGCAACCTGTCCCATGAGCCAGTCTCACGCCTTCCCCTCGTGGATCCTTCCCGATTGGCGCTGTCCGGCGCAGCATGCCGCCGGCTCGGCCGATGCCGCCTCCCGCGACGCGTCTAGCCGGGCCGGCCCGCCGGCCGCCGAGTTTCACTCGTCCCGCGAGTGGGGCCGCGCGGATTCGTCGCTCGATCTCAGTTCGGCGCTGGCGTCCACGGACGGTCGGCGGATTCGCACCAGCGTGCTGGTCAACACGCACAACCACGCCCGGTTCATCGAGGAATGCATCGACTCGCTCCTCGTACAAACGGTGCAGCCCGACGAGATCATCGTTTACGACGACGCGAGCACCGACGACACGCCCGAACGGCTCCGGCGCTACGGCAACCGGATCGTGCTCATCCAAGGCCAGGCCGGCGAAGGCCCGGGCTACGTGCGTCAGGCCCATGCCATCTTCACCGCGTTCCGTCATTCGACCGGCCAGCTCATCTTCCTCCTCGACGGTGACGATCGCTTCAAACGCACCAAGATCGAGCACTATGTGAACGCGTATGCGGTAAACCCCGACGCCGTGCTCGTCCAATCCCCGATGGATAAGATCGACGAGCATGGCCGGATCATTGGCAGCAACCGCGAACCGCGGAAACACGTCGTCGAGCACCTGAAGGCCATCTATCGCGAACAGGACGTC is part of the Opitutus terrae PB90-1 genome and harbors:
- a CDS encoding glycosyl transferase; amino-acid sequence: MSLALLILAHKNPHQVARLFRAVYRPVDVVVLHFDRRSSRELHQLGANLARAHPNVVVLPSRTVLWGGYEMAAAQIDAMAAALRVRSDWHHFINLTGQDFPLQSTDAIDARLAAEPEANYVSWFDPMTSTFWSNARQRILRYHLEWPWLDRLLRVPGFGRRLRALLGWRNRLPHLPGFERKWPDFHYYGGSNHVILSRAACQHVVSDPQALRIRRWLKHAGHANEIVFPSVMLNSPLAHTVVNTDLREIDFPLHAPHPRTFTSRDWDRLNASPMLIARKFDEAVDGAILDRLAARLPGITRSQPEPAHS
- a CDS encoding glycosyltransferase family 2 protein; translated protein: MKSPFISICIPAYRAERYLPATLESVRAQSFTDWELIVTEDGSRDSTEDIVREFARTVEQPVRYDRHAHNLGLPATRNTGIAAARGEWIALLDSDDVWTTAHLETAATFTTDASIEFIHSGSVLFDSDSGRELEVRAPTPQMIGDFPCSLFNGIYTIQPSSVVMRRRLWEDVGGFDPTFRYVEDREMWIRCARTGARFIYTGLNTCLYRRHASALSRHGVAMALASARVYEKNLDWEAVPRRLRETRAADAWLAAGRIALRSDPASARSFFSRSLRHRALKPAVCAYWLAAAVMNFTRVKAA
- a CDS encoding glycosyltransferase family 4 protein, whose protein sequence is MNVLAYAPQMAAFGGMERHVCDLACVLARREHHVVLLTTSNSLAPRLREKLRENGVALRELARARGEARGWLKGLWLLREALRHDRTPWDLIYTNGQSALARLPWLAARPHTRIVHHHHTAADAGEQATWSGGFRRVLQRAPELVGCSRSTQAALAQALGRDDVRYLPYLTCPPVDAGAVRDRTYSPNSRLHFGFAGRLVAEKGIDRICELSREPSLADITWHIHGAGPTYPPTFFRPFPNVVYHGPYAGEVQQGQILQALDALVLFSTHNEGMPLSLIEATSAGLPWIATDRGGTRELAVSPENALVVAHPATLPDLRAAVRAMADRIRQGQTSRIAQRLVYDGLFSPPVVSEAWCDFLEARQPQPVP
- a CDS encoding glycosyltransferase, whose amino-acid sequence is MSQSHAFPSWILPDWRCPAQHAAGSADAASRDASSRAGPPAAEFHSSREWGRADSSLDLSSALASTDGRRIRTSVLVNTHNHARFIEECIDSLLVQTVQPDEIIVYDDASTDDTPERLRRYGNRIVLIQGQAGEGPGYVRQAHAIFTAFRHSTGQLIFLLDGDDRFKRTKIEHYVNAYAVNPDAVLVQSPMDKIDEHGRIIGSNREPRKHVVEHLKAIYREQDVDFYYPTSSLAFARSFLLSTLPVDLSDGLALWTDTRLSVIAPYFGRVLTLPEAWAEWRRHGGSDSLRVRSRRLQLQQTWMRTEVFNRFCRRHGLRTISTWRNGRFYLQLLRFSLPEGAYHLFQRRLRRRLTRAWQV